A region from the Meiothermus sp. Pnk-1 genome encodes:
- a CDS encoding AzlD domain-containing protein, with product MDELILWGTIVVSGLVTFALRYSFIGFAHRLQTPTWFRRALRFVPAAVLTALVCKALVFYGDRYQLNLTNERLLAGLVAAGVAYRTKNVLWTTVVGMLVLWGLQAVLSK from the coding sequence ATGGATGAACTGATCCTCTGGGGTACGATTGTTGTCTCCGGCCTGGTGACTTTTGCCCTGCGCTACTCGTTCATTGGCTTTGCCCACCGGCTGCAAACCCCTACCTGGTTTCGCCGGGCCCTGCGCTTCGTGCCGGCGGCAGTGCTGACGGCGTTGGTGTGCAAAGCGCTGGTATTTTACGGAGACCGCTACCAGCTCAACCTCACCAACGAGCGTTTGTTGGCGGGGCTAGTCGCGGCGGGGGTCGCTTACCGCACCAAGAACGTCCTCTGGACGACGGTGGTGGGGATGCTGGTGTTGTGGGGACTGCAGGCAGTTTTGTCCAAGTAA
- a CDS encoding HNH endonuclease, which yields MNLDLPRVLVLNAGYEALGLASVKRAVILVMNGTADVVEESGDYLRTPSRPYPIPSVIRLKRLVRRPPGRLALNRRNVLRRDAYTCQYCGRRGGELTVDHVVPKSRGGRSSWDNLVTACRPCNLKKKNRTPEEAGMRLMKRPVPPRHSILLVADLPHLPEVWRTYLPDIERT from the coding sequence ATGAACCTCGATCTACCCCGGGTGCTGGTGCTCAATGCAGGCTATGAAGCCTTGGGCCTGGCCAGCGTCAAGCGTGCGGTGATCCTGGTGATGAACGGCACCGCCGACGTGGTGGAAGAGTCCGGCGACTACCTGCGCACCCCCAGCAGGCCCTACCCGATACCCAGCGTGATCCGCCTCAAGCGTTTAGTCCGCCGCCCGCCTGGGCGGCTCGCGCTTAACCGGCGCAACGTGCTGCGGCGGGACGCCTATACCTGCCAGTACTGCGGCCGGCGGGGCGGCGAACTCACGGTGGACCACGTGGTGCCCAAGAGCCGGGGGGGGCGCAGCAGTTGGGATAACCTGGTGACGGCCTGCCGCCCCTGCAACCTCAAGAAGAAAAACCGCACCCCTGAGGAGGCCGGGATGCGCCTCATGAAACGCCCGGTTCCCCCTCGGCATTCGATTTTGCTGGTCGCCGACCTGCCCCACCTGCCCGAAGTCTGGCGTACCTACCTGCCGGATATCGAACGTACCTGA
- a CDS encoding ABC transporter ATP-binding protein, whose amino-acid sequence MIRLEHLAKQYGKFWALEDLSLEVNPGETLALLGPNGAGKSTSIKALVGLLKPSRGRVLLGGVDVWKEPVRAKRLFGYVPDRPYLYGKLSGLELLRFAAGIYRIPKEKAERRIEQLLAEFRLERFASSLIETYSHGMRQKLSLAMALLHEPPALILDEPMVGLDPHAARLVKDLLRSYSKASRAVLYATHQLHLAEQVADRVALVHRGRLLALGAPQDLLRQHGSTDLEEFFLRLTEDAQADLPANP is encoded by the coding sequence ATGATCCGGCTCGAGCACCTGGCCAAGCAGTACGGAAAATTCTGGGCCCTTGAGGACCTGAGCCTGGAGGTAAACCCCGGCGAGACCCTGGCCCTTTTGGGCCCCAACGGAGCCGGGAAAAGCACCAGCATCAAAGCGCTGGTGGGGCTTTTGAAGCCCAGCCGGGGCCGGGTGCTATTGGGCGGGGTGGACGTGTGGAAGGAGCCGGTGCGGGCCAAGCGGCTCTTCGGCTACGTACCCGATCGGCCTTACCTGTACGGGAAGCTCTCCGGGCTCGAGCTTCTGCGCTTCGCCGCCGGGATCTACCGAATACCCAAGGAAAAAGCGGAAAGGCGCATCGAGCAACTGCTGGCGGAATTCCGGCTGGAGCGCTTTGCTTCCAGCCTGATCGAGACCTATTCCCACGGGATGCGGCAAAAGCTCTCCTTGGCCATGGCCTTGCTGCATGAACCCCCGGCGCTGATCCTCGACGAGCCGATGGTGGGCCTGGACCCCCACGCAGCGCGCCTGGTCAAGGATCTGCTGCGCAGTTACTCCAAAGCCTCCCGGGCAGTGCTCTACGCCACCCACCAGCTCCACCTGGCCGAGCAGGTGGCCGATAGGGTCGCACTCGTGCACCGGGGGCGGCTCTTGGCTTTAGGCGCTCCCCAGGACCTGCTGCGGCAGCACGGAAGTACCGACCTCGAGGAGTTCTTCTTGCGGCTGACCGAAGACGCCCAAGCCGACCTTCCGGCCAACCCTTAG
- a CDS encoding S41 family peptidase: MKKRAWIIIGGAVAAALVYAQLNRGGAESFSRNPNGQALIETYSLIQDQYLKPLDQTQLNKVLEGGIRGMLNALGDEFTSYSPPARAAQRQEDLRGEFFGIGATLVPAQQGGTGAQIQGLIRGLPAFNAGLRVGDEIVEVNGEDVTKLDLEEIVAKIRGPQGTKVTIGVKREGSNATLRYELVRELVKIVEVNKALLPGNIGYIELRSFANINVASQLSAAISDLRKQGMQKLIFDLRDNGGGLLDQGCAVARAFIKEGPIVYTRTRNETRLYCEANGQVQWSGPMVVLVNGNSASASEIVAGALQDTGRAKLVGEKTFGKGVGQNVIDLANGGDLTLVTFQWLTPKKRAITRDQGIQPDVVVRDNRFPVPLAFEGTGAKPGATVTLSVDGKTYTTKADETGKYTFSQPMPARPANDNSGNATVDPQNDAILARALQELK; the protein is encoded by the coding sequence ATGAAAAAAAGAGCCTGGATCATCATCGGCGGAGCGGTAGCGGCAGCCCTGGTATATGCTCAGCTCAACCGCGGAGGGGCCGAGAGCTTCTCCCGCAACCCTAACGGTCAGGCCCTGATCGAGACCTACTCGCTCATCCAAGATCAGTACCTGAAGCCCCTCGACCAAACCCAGCTCAACAAGGTGCTCGAGGGGGGGATCCGGGGCATGCTGAACGCCCTGGGCGATGAGTTCACCAGCTACTCGCCCCCGGCCAGAGCCGCGCAGCGGCAGGAGGACCTGCGCGGGGAGTTCTTCGGCATCGGGGCCACCCTGGTCCCGGCCCAGCAGGGAGGCACCGGGGCCCAAATCCAGGGCCTCATCCGCGGCCTGCCCGCTTTCAACGCGGGCCTGCGGGTAGGCGATGAGATCGTCGAGGTCAACGGCGAGGACGTGACCAAACTGGACCTCGAGGAGATCGTCGCCAAGATCCGTGGCCCGCAAGGAACCAAGGTCACCATCGGGGTCAAGCGCGAAGGCAGCAACGCCACCCTTCGCTACGAGCTGGTGCGCGAGCTGGTGAAGATCGTCGAGGTGAACAAAGCCCTGCTCCCGGGCAATATCGGCTACATCGAGCTGCGCTCGTTCGCCAATATCAACGTCGCCTCCCAGCTCAGCGCGGCCATCAGCGACCTGCGCAAGCAGGGGATGCAAAAGCTCATCTTTGACCTGCGCGACAACGGCGGGGGCCTTTTGGACCAGGGCTGCGCCGTGGCCCGGGCCTTCATCAAGGAGGGGCCCATCGTCTACACCAGGACCCGCAACGAGACCCGCTTGTACTGCGAGGCCAACGGGCAGGTGCAGTGGAGCGGGCCGATGGTGGTGCTGGTCAACGGCAACTCGGCCTCGGCCTCGGAGATCGTGGCGGGGGCTCTGCAGGACACCGGCCGGGCCAAGCTCGTGGGGGAGAAGACCTTCGGTAAAGGGGTAGGCCAGAACGTGATTGACCTGGCCAACGGCGGCGACCTGACCCTGGTGACCTTCCAGTGGCTCACCCCCAAGAAGCGGGCCATCACCCGCGACCAGGGCATCCAGCCCGACGTGGTGGTGCGCGACAACCGCTTCCCGGTGCCGCTTGCGTTCGAGGGCACCGGCGCCAAGCCAGGGGCCACGGTAACGCTCAGCGTAGACGGGAAAACCTATACCACCAAGGCCGACGAAACCGGCAAATACACCTTCAGCCAACCCATGCCGGCCCGCCCGGCCAACGATAACTCCGGGAACGCTACGGTAGATCCGCAAAACGACGCCATCCTGGCTCGAGCCCTGCAGGAGCTAAAGTAA
- the ftsE gene encoding cell division ATP-binding protein FtsE: MIHFHRVTLEYPRTKTKALYEINLEIKRGEFVFLVGHSGAGKSSLLALILKRLEPTSGAVYFGGENLKGVRGDKVALHRRRIGAVFQDHQLLQHYTVEENLTFVLRVLGTPQSEWENRVTRSLRLVGLVHKRRAYPEELSVGESQRVAIARALVGDPQVILADEPTGNLDPANALAVLEIFKAVHARGATVLMATHSRELVEAYPQRVVVLKAGQLVRDEKAGTYSLA, encoded by the coding sequence ATGATTCACTTTCACCGGGTCACCCTCGAGTACCCGCGCACCAAGACCAAGGCACTGTACGAGATCAACCTGGAGATCAAAAGGGGCGAGTTCGTCTTCCTGGTGGGGCACTCCGGGGCGGGGAAGTCGAGCTTGCTGGCGCTCATCCTCAAACGGCTCGAACCCACCAGCGGGGCGGTGTATTTCGGAGGAGAGAACCTCAAGGGGGTGCGCGGGGACAAAGTGGCCCTGCACCGCCGCCGCATCGGGGCGGTGTTCCAGGACCACCAACTGTTGCAGCACTACACCGTGGAGGAGAACCTGACCTTCGTACTGCGCGTGCTGGGGACGCCTCAGAGCGAGTGGGAGAACCGGGTCACGCGCAGTTTGCGGCTGGTCGGGCTGGTGCACAAGAGGCGGGCTTATCCGGAGGAACTCTCGGTGGGGGAGTCGCAGCGGGTGGCCATTGCTCGCGCGTTGGTGGGCGATCCCCAGGTGATTTTGGCCGACGAGCCCACCGGCAACCTCGACCCGGCCAACGCCCTAGCGGTGCTCGAGATCTTCAAGGCCGTGCATGCCCGGGGCGCTACGGTGCTGATGGCCACCCACTCCCGCGAGCTGGTGGAGGCCTACCCCCAGCGGGTGGTGGTGCTCAAGGCCGGGCAGCTCGTGCGGGACGAGAAGGCAGGGACGTACAGCCTGGCGTAG
- the hpf gene encoding ribosome hibernation-promoting factor, HPF/YfiA family, translating to MNIYQLVGRNIEITEALKNYLDRKLARLDRLAEGVGLMEARVVLSMAQSPRIGERAKAEIQVNLPKGLVRVEEADADMYAAIDRMVDRLELQLKRYKERHFQGHRSNVPVAAGVSALPEPEAEEGPQIVRTKRFAMKPMTPEDAAFEMEALGHDFFVFRNAETEEINVIYRRRDGNYGLIEPIS from the coding sequence ATGAACATCTACCAGTTGGTGGGACGCAACATCGAGATCACCGAGGCCCTCAAGAACTATCTCGATAGGAAGCTGGCCCGCTTGGATCGCCTGGCCGAGGGGGTGGGGCTCATGGAGGCTCGAGTCGTCTTGTCAATGGCCCAGAGCCCCCGCATCGGTGAGCGGGCCAAGGCCGAGATCCAGGTCAACCTGCCCAAGGGGCTGGTCCGGGTGGAGGAGGCGGATGCCGACATGTACGCGGCCATCGACCGCATGGTAGACCGCCTCGAGCTGCAGCTCAAACGCTACAAGGAGCGCCACTTCCAAGGACACCGCAGCAACGTCCCGGTTGCGGCCGGGGTTTCTGCCCTACCCGAGCCGGAAGCTGAAGAAGGGCCCCAGATCGTACGCACCAAGCGTTTTGCCATGAAACCCATGACCCCCGAGGATGCCGCTTTCGAGATGGAGGCGTTGGGCCACGACTTCTTCGTTTTCCGCAACGCCGAGACAGAGGAGATCAACGTTATTTACCGTCGGCGCGACGGCAATTACGGCCTGATCGAACCCATCTCCTGA
- a CDS encoding murein hydrolase activator EnvC gives MKGNPLAPHRRQARKALTSHPKAAALGALRWALGLLLLCALPAFSQNLTQLQQQLREAERLQNVQQQRIQSLNRELAQLDAATQARTAELRALEGEITRLERERAELSRQIKLLQAQVSQTEAKIKALEAELAGLKERLAALINSLHREQASRYLPLLRAESFTDLAVRVRWTNALGTRQTDLIDRIQATVASLQDERTRLTLLVKDLNEKQAEREKRIQALSARRQALQGVLADLRQQQTGRRVLLRETLVSQQQLRQELNRISAAILAEERRQAEIRRQQEEARRRQEEARRQQSQPRAEQTPATNTGPVVDLSSIPRELVGSLLFPVPSGRISAPYGQDGNDFQEISGPSPGSPVQAAADGVVIPPILYVANIGYTVTLQHSQNLITLYTNLQGLQVEEGQRVRRGQLLGYTGGGALIAPEQVWFRVGIISGGSIRYVDPSAFY, from the coding sequence ATGAAAGGCAACCCCCTAGCCCCCCACCGCCGCCAAGCGCGGAAGGCCCTCACCTCTCATCCCAAGGCCGCTGCGCTCGGCGCCCTGCGCTGGGCGCTGGGCTTATTGCTTCTTTGCGCGCTTCCCGCCTTCTCGCAAAACCTCACCCAGCTACAGCAACAGCTGCGCGAGGCCGAGCGGCTGCAGAATGTGCAGCAGCAACGCATCCAGAGTCTCAACCGCGAGCTAGCGCAGCTCGACGCCGCCACCCAGGCCCGCACGGCCGAGTTGCGCGCGCTCGAGGGGGAGATCACCCGGCTCGAGCGGGAGCGGGCTGAGCTCTCCCGCCAGATCAAGCTCCTGCAAGCTCAGGTGAGCCAAACCGAAGCCAAGATCAAGGCCCTCGAGGCCGAGCTGGCCGGGCTCAAGGAGCGCCTGGCCGCCCTCATCAACAGCCTGCACCGTGAACAGGCCAGCCGTTACTTGCCCCTGTTGCGGGCCGAGTCCTTCACCGATTTGGCCGTGCGGGTGCGCTGGACCAACGCCCTAGGCACCCGCCAGACCGACCTGATCGACCGCATCCAAGCCACCGTGGCCTCTTTGCAAGACGAGCGCACCCGGCTCACCCTGTTGGTCAAAGACCTCAACGAGAAGCAAGCCGAGCGAGAAAAGCGCATCCAGGCGCTCTCGGCCCGCCGCCAGGCCCTCCAGGGGGTGCTGGCGGATTTACGGCAGCAGCAGACAGGCCGCCGGGTTCTCCTGCGCGAAACGCTGGTCTCACAACAACAGCTGCGGCAGGAATTGAACCGCATCAGTGCCGCCATCCTAGCCGAGGAGCGCCGCCAGGCCGAGATCCGCCGCCAGCAAGAGGAGGCCCGCCGCCGCCAGGAAGAAGCCCGCCGCCAACAATCCCAACCACGGGCTGAGCAGACCCCCGCTACCAACACCGGGCCGGTGGTGGATCTCTCGAGCATCCCCCGCGAACTGGTAGGAAGCCTGCTCTTCCCCGTGCCGAGCGGGCGGATCTCGGCCCCGTATGGGCAAGATGGCAACGACTTCCAGGAGATCTCCGGCCCCTCCCCTGGCAGCCCGGTGCAAGCCGCCGCCGACGGGGTGGTGATCCCTCCCATCCTCTACGTGGCCAATATCGGCTACACCGTCACCCTCCAGCACAGCCAAAACCTGATCACCCTCTATACCAACCTGCAAGGCCTCCAGGTCGAGGAGGGCCAGCGGGTGCGCCGCGGGCAGTTGTTGGGCTATACCGGCGGAGGGGCGCTCATCGCCCCTGAGCAGGTGTGGTTTAGGGTGGGGATCATCAGCGGGGGAAGTATCCGCTACGTAGACCCCTCGGCGTTCTACTGA
- a CDS encoding ABC transporter permease, producing MYAFLQALRALRQHTTSSLATFTTSLVSFTLLFLLGLVLWNLDRVVSSLERNVEIAAALKPTADAEAILTQIQTWNEVAEARLETKEQALAALQLSYPYLSQANELIQNPLPDTLRLKLVTPQKVKQVAERLEKLEGIAWVEYGGTITEQLVRVLGGLRVAANVLIALLMADTLFSVMGTIRLSIQSRRDELRVMLLVGATRRFARAPFVWEGLLLTLLAAGVALGLGTLAYRFVSGALQKLLPFVPVLGGQDLLKAGAALALLALVLGAGGAFLATRSHLRETAL from the coding sequence GTGTACGCTTTTCTCCAGGCTTTGCGGGCGCTGCGGCAGCACACCACCAGCAGCCTCGCCACCTTTACCACTTCCCTAGTTTCGTTCACCCTGCTTTTCCTGCTCGGCCTGGTGCTATGGAACTTGGACCGGGTAGTAAGTTCGCTCGAGCGCAACGTGGAGATCGCCGCAGCACTCAAACCCACCGCCGACGCCGAAGCCATCCTGACCCAGATCCAGACCTGGAATGAGGTCGCCGAGGCCCGGCTGGAGACCAAAGAGCAGGCCCTCGCCGCGCTTCAGCTTTCCTACCCCTATCTTTCCCAGGCCAATGAGCTCATCCAAAATCCTCTGCCCGACACGCTGCGGCTCAAACTCGTAACCCCCCAAAAGGTAAAGCAGGTAGCAGAGCGGCTGGAAAAGCTCGAGGGGATCGCCTGGGTGGAGTACGGCGGGACCATCACCGAACAGCTGGTGCGGGTGCTGGGGGGCTTGCGCGTCGCGGCCAACGTGCTGATCGCGCTGCTGATGGCCGACACCCTCTTCAGCGTGATGGGCACCATCCGCCTCTCGATCCAAAGCCGCCGCGACGAGCTGCGGGTGATGTTGTTGGTGGGGGCTACCCGGCGCTTCGCCCGGGCTCCTTTCGTCTGGGAAGGGCTGCTGCTGACCTTGCTGGCGGCGGGGGTCGCGTTGGGATTGGGAACGTTGGCCTACCGCTTCGTCTCTGGTGCCCTGCAAAAGCTCCTGCCCTTTGTGCCGGTGCTGGGTGGACAAGACCTCCTCAAAGCGGGAGCGGCGCTGGCCCTGTTGGCCCTGGTTTTAGGCGCAGGCGGGGCCTTTTTAGCTACCCGCAGCCATCTGCGAGAGACGGCGTTATGA
- a CDS encoding glycerate kinase: MRALLEASFRHALAATHPTDLTRAALPEERPALILAVGKAALTMLEACVSPRGGSERYPGVPYLATPKADPALKPSNSGAILPAAHPIPDERSVRAAERALELASRLRPQDLLLVLVSGGGSALWCLPEGISLAEKQALNQALLRSGASIQEINAVRKHLSRIKGGGLVRATQARVLALLLSDVPGDDPAVIASGPTVPDPTTFAEALEVLERYRIEAPAARAHLERGLRGEIPETLKPGDPAFARVENRLVGGNQTFLEAARAYWEARGYRTLLLSDRFGGEARELAGFHAALVQSIRTHGTPVRPPVVLLSGGEATVTVRGGGRGGRNQEFLLGLLQRLGPEGVWALAADTDGLDGNTEAAGAFLAPDSWSRAQAQGLSLKAYLERNDAYGFFSRLGDLLVTGPTQNNLNDYRVIVLE; this comes from the coding sequence ATGCGCGCGCTTCTGGAAGCCAGCTTCCGCCACGCCCTGGCCGCCACCCACCCCACCGACCTCACCCGAGCCGCCCTGCCCGAGGAGCGGCCCGCCCTCATCCTGGCGGTGGGGAAGGCTGCCCTGACCATGCTCGAGGCGTGTGTTTCGCCCCGCGGGGGCAGCGAGCGCTACCCCGGCGTCCCTTACCTGGCCACCCCCAAAGCCGACCCCGCCCTTAAACCCTCGAACAGCGGAGCCATCCTCCCTGCCGCCCACCCCATCCCCGACGAGCGGAGCGTGCGGGCCGCCGAGAGGGCGCTCGAGCTGGCCTCCCGGCTGCGGCCCCAAGATCTCCTGCTGGTCCTGGTCTCGGGGGGCGGGAGCGCTTTGTGGTGCCTCCCGGAGGGCATCTCGCTGGCCGAAAAGCAAGCCCTGAACCAGGCCCTGCTGCGCTCGGGGGCCAGCATCCAAGAGATCAACGCGGTGCGCAAGCACCTCTCGCGCATCAAGGGCGGGGGGCTGGTACGGGCCACCCAGGCCAGGGTTCTGGCCCTGCTCCTCTCCGACGTGCCGGGCGACGACCCCGCGGTGATCGCCTCGGGGCCGACGGTGCCCGACCCCACCACCTTCGCCGAAGCGCTGGAGGTGCTCGAGCGCTATCGGATCGAAGCCCCCGCCGCCCGGGCTCACCTCGAGCGCGGCCTGCGGGGGGAGATTCCCGAGACCCTCAAACCCGGCGACCCGGCCTTCGCGCGGGTAGAAAATCGCCTGGTGGGGGGAAATCAGACCTTCCTGGAGGCGGCCCGGGCCTACTGGGAAGCCCGCGGTTACCGGACCCTGCTCCTCTCCGACCGCTTCGGCGGGGAGGCGCGGGAGCTGGCCGGGTTTCACGCTGCCCTGGTGCAGAGCATCCGCACGCACGGGACCCCGGTGCGCCCCCCGGTGGTGCTCCTCTCGGGGGGCGAGGCCACCGTGACGGTGCGGGGAGGAGGCCGGGGCGGGCGCAACCAGGAGTTCTTGCTGGGCTTGCTCCAGCGGCTGGGGCCGGAAGGGGTCTGGGCCTTGGCCGCCGATACCGACGGCCTGGACGGCAACACCGAAGCCGCCGGGGCATTCCTCGCCCCCGACTCCTGGAGCAGGGCCCAAGCGCAGGGGCTAAGCCTCAAGGCATACCTCGAGCGCAACGACGCCTATGGCTTTTTCTCCCGCCTGGGCGACCTGCTGGTTACCGGCCCCACCCAGAACAACCTCAACGACTACCGGGTGATCGTGCTCGAATAG
- a CDS encoding glyoxal oxidase, with the protein MRTTLLPPRLIGALVVMSLLAACSSPKSGGTPPPDESVYTTAQGPDLSTVWGAQGCDGTPNDTPSERHEKGCFGKVLAWPEGHYAWNRFTGNKRIIPINNVLLPNGKVFTFGAGDDTFRYYPDEADIVNSGKISADVWDPITGEHEVIDNTSTELFCSGQSALPDGRILIAGGHEGRLYTLTGPYLGSKDINLFDHQSNGWLTLSGRMAAFRWYPSSLALPSGEVLIIGGIDARTSSHLPDPSLGNNEPLDVIEIWKVEGDTPSQRLLLNAPKRAYAHDQYPWLFVASNGKVFVAGQDNRLVYLNTDGRGAWEDLADGGMPRESPPPGYDTFTRNSGTATLYAPDKILVAGGSPGDGAEDYPVASALTIDLNLPGKPIVKSISPMHFPRRHHNATILPDGTVWINGGTKGPGVNNQELANRVYDSELWNPDTQGWKLTAKAQKFRSYHSTSLLLPDGRVMTGGGGRCDGCAPEDDNADVEIYWPPYLFNPDGSLARRPDITRYPTRVRYNQRFSVQVNGDQPIVKMTWLRLGSVTHSVNFDQRINYLEFTGAGGNSLYVRTPASPNLAPPGFYLLFAVDQSGVPSTGRIIQIAP; encoded by the coding sequence ATGCGCACAACCCTCCTCCCGCCCAGGCTGATCGGCGCGCTGGTGGTGATGAGCCTTTTGGCCGCTTGTAGCTCTCCCAAGTCAGGGGGCACGCCCCCTCCCGACGAGTCGGTGTACACCACCGCCCAGGGACCGGACCTGAGTACGGTCTGGGGGGCGCAGGGTTGTGACGGCACCCCCAACGACACCCCAAGCGAGCGGCACGAGAAGGGCTGCTTCGGGAAAGTCCTAGCGTGGCCAGAGGGGCACTACGCGTGGAATCGTTTCACCGGCAATAAGCGGATCATTCCCATCAACAACGTCTTGCTGCCCAACGGCAAGGTGTTCACCTTCGGGGCCGGGGACGATACCTTCCGCTATTACCCTGATGAGGCGGATATCGTAAACAGCGGGAAGATCTCCGCCGACGTCTGGGATCCCATAACAGGGGAACACGAGGTCATAGACAATACCTCCACCGAGCTCTTCTGCTCGGGGCAATCGGCTTTGCCCGACGGGCGCATCCTGATCGCCGGGGGACACGAGGGGCGGCTATATACGCTCACTGGCCCCTACCTAGGCTCCAAGGACATCAACCTCTTCGATCACCAGAGCAACGGCTGGCTTACGCTTTCGGGGCGGATGGCCGCCTTTCGCTGGTACCCCTCTTCCCTGGCCCTGCCCAGCGGGGAGGTGCTCATCATCGGGGGCATCGACGCGCGGACTAGCTCCCACCTCCCCGACCCCAGCCTGGGGAACAACGAACCGCTGGACGTCATCGAGATCTGGAAGGTTGAGGGCGACACCCCCAGCCAGCGCCTCCTCCTCAACGCCCCCAAGCGGGCCTACGCCCACGACCAGTACCCCTGGCTATTCGTGGCCTCCAACGGCAAGGTCTTCGTGGCCGGGCAGGATAACCGCCTGGTCTACCTGAACACCGACGGCCGCGGCGCGTGGGAGGATCTCGCAGACGGGGGGATGCCCCGCGAAAGCCCTCCTCCTGGTTACGACACCTTCACCCGCAACAGCGGCACCGCCACCCTCTACGCCCCGGACAAGATCCTGGTGGCCGGGGGTAGCCCCGGGGACGGGGCGGAGGATTACCCGGTGGCCTCCGCCCTCACCATAGACCTCAACCTGCCTGGCAAGCCCATCGTAAAAAGTATCTCCCCCATGCATTTTCCCCGCCGCCACCACAACGCCACCATCCTGCCGGACGGCACGGTCTGGATCAACGGCGGCACCAAGGGCCCCGGGGTAAATAACCAGGAACTCGCGAACCGCGTCTACGACTCCGAGCTGTGGAACCCCGACACCCAGGGGTGGAAGCTTACGGCCAAGGCCCAGAAGTTCCGCAGCTACCACTCCACCTCGCTGCTGCTGCCCGATGGCCGGGTGATGACCGGAGGGGGAGGCCGCTGCGACGGCTGCGCCCCGGAGGACGACAACGCCGACGTGGAGATCTACTGGCCACCCTACCTCTTCAACCCCGACGGCAGCCTCGCCCGGCGCCCGGATATCACCCGCTACCCCACCCGGGTGCGCTACAACCAGCGCTTCTCGGTGCAGGTGAATGGCGACCAACCCATCGTCAAGATGACCTGGCTGCGCCTGGGCTCGGTGACCCACTCGGTGAACTTCGACCAGCGCATCAACTACCTGGAATTCACCGGCGCCGGGGGAAACTCCCTTTACGTCAGGACCCCAGCCAGCCCCAACCTGGCCCCTCCCGGCTTTTACCTGCTGTTTGCGGTGGACCAAAGCGGGGTCCCCTCCACCGGCAGGATCATCCAGATCGCTCCCTAG
- the glcF gene encoding glycolate oxidase subunit GlcF, producing MQHKIDTQSIGPQGEVMAHAVEACVHCGFCLPACPTYQVLGEEMDSPRGRIFLMKEVLEGHLQLEEAAPYLDRCLGCLGCVTACPSGVPYGELITTFRGWSEPKRHRSPFRRVFRLAIQETLPYPPRFRMAAALGRLGKLLRPLLPRVLQAPLDLLPDQLPMAEPLPEVVPAVGTRRARVAFLAGCVQQVLEPGFNAATLRVLAQNGVEVVIPKGQGCCGALAMHTGERERALGFARNNLRAFPKDVDAIVSNAAGCGSGLKEYPLLFHGEPEEAEAQAFAGRVRDVSVFLAELGITPPPPLKNPLRVAYHDACHLAHAQGVRAEPRKLLRSVPGLELVEIPEGELCCGSAGTYNLEQPAIAAALGERKAKNILATGAQMVATGNIGCFTQIQTHLKRLGRELPVLHTLEVLDRAYRGEL from the coding sequence ATGCAGCACAAGATCGACACCCAATCCATCGGCCCGCAGGGCGAGGTGATGGCCCACGCCGTCGAGGCCTGCGTCCACTGCGGATTCTGCCTGCCGGCCTGCCCCACCTATCAGGTGCTGGGCGAGGAAATGGACTCTCCCCGCGGGCGCATCTTTCTGATGAAGGAGGTGCTCGAGGGCCACCTGCAGCTCGAGGAAGCCGCCCCCTACCTCGACAGGTGCCTGGGTTGCCTGGGCTGCGTCACGGCCTGCCCCTCTGGAGTGCCTTACGGCGAGCTCATCACCACCTTCCGCGGCTGGAGCGAGCCCAAGCGCCACCGCTCGCCCTTTCGGCGGGTCTTCCGGTTGGCTATCCAAGAAACCCTACCCTACCCCCCCCGCTTCCGCATGGCCGCGGCGCTGGGCAGGCTGGGTAAGCTGCTCAGGCCGCTGTTGCCCCGGGTACTGCAAGCCCCGCTCGACCTCCTGCCGGACCAGCTTCCCATGGCCGAGCCGCTGCCCGAGGTCGTCCCGGCGGTGGGAACCCGCCGGGCACGGGTCGCCTTTTTGGCGGGGTGCGTGCAGCAGGTGCTCGAGCCCGGCTTCAACGCCGCCACCCTGCGGGTGCTGGCCCAAAACGGGGTGGAGGTGGTCATCCCCAAGGGCCAGGGCTGTTGCGGGGCGCTGGCTATGCATACCGGAGAGCGGGAGCGGGCTTTGGGCTTCGCACGGAACAACCTGCGGGCATTTCCTAAAGACGTGGACGCGATCGTCTCCAACGCCGCGGGCTGCGGTTCGGGATTGAAAGAATACCCCCTCCTCTTTCACGGCGAGCCCGAGGAAGCCGAGGCCCAGGCCTTCGCCGGGCGGGTCCGGGACGTCTCGGTCTTCCTGGCCGAACTGGGGATCACCCCCCCGCCTCCCCTCAAAAACCCTCTCCGGGTGGCTTACCACGACGCCTGCCACCTGGCCCACGCCCAGGGGGTGCGCGCCGAACCGCGCAAGCTGCTGCGCTCGGTGCCGGGCCTCGAGCTGGTCGAGATCCCCGAGGGCGAGCTGTGCTGCGGCAGCGCCGGAACCTACAACCTCGAGCAGCCCGCCATCGCCGCCGCTTTGGGCGAACGCAAGGCCAAAAACATCCTCGCTACCGGGGCCCAAATGGTGGCCACCGGCAACATCGGCTGCTTCACCCAGATCCAGACCCACCTCAAGCGGCTGGGCCGGGAGCTGCCCGTGCTGCACACGCTGGAGGTGCTGGACCGGGCGTACCGGGGCGAGCTGTGA